In Prochlorococcus marinus CUG1415, the sequence TAAAATTGCAGCTGCTGGAATTGCTGGCAACCAATAGCTTGGTAGTTTCGTAGCAGAAATACTAAAAAAGATCAAAACTGATGATAACCAGCATAGAGAATATGTATAAAGGGTTTCAGAAGCCCTGCAATTATCTTTTAAATTTTTCAAAAAATCCTCAATAGCTTTAAATATGCCATGATACAAAAAAGGCGTGAATGGTAATGAAGCCAATATCATTATGAAGAGAAAAAACCATATCGGTTCAGCATGATTATTTACAACTGATGTATATCTTTGAAAATTATGATAACCAAAAAAATTGTCCCAAAAAGGCTTCCCTTCTTTTATAAGCTCTAAGACATACCATGGAACACTTATTAGGATTGTTATAAAAAAACCTTTCTTAGGGTATATCTTGCAAAGCAAACTTTTCCAATCCTTCTGACTAAATAAAAAAGATGTAATAGTTAATGTTGCTAAAACAAATGCAACAGGTCCTTTAGTTAAAATTGCAAAACCCAAAAATACCCATGCTGCTATACATTGATCATTATTATCACTTGCCATTCTTCTCCAAAACAAAAGTAGACTAATCCCTAAAGTGCCAGTTAAAAGAGCATCACTCACAGCTGTTCTACTCCAAATAATTATTAATGGAGACAGAGCAAAACCTAACGATGCAACTATTGGAGTTAGGAATTGCTTATCACCTTGCTGTGGCCAACAAAACAAAGTATCTCCGATCATCAACATTAAAAATAATGATCCCAAAGCTGAAGGAAGTCTGGCTGAGAGTGTCCCGAAACTATCCCAAATTTCATTTTTCGGTAAAGAATAAAAAAAACCCATTAGCCAATATATGAGTGGAGGCTTGTCAAAACGAAACATGCCATTAACTTTTGGAGTTAACCAATCACCCGATTCACTCATTGCCCGTGAAGCAGCGGCAAATAAAGGAGGGGTTTCATCCACAAGTCCTGTTTTGCCTAAATCGAAAATAAATATAATAATCCCAGAAACTAACAATATTAATAACGTTATAAACCTTTTTTTTGAGTTGAGAATAATCATCTACTATATTAATTTTACTTATATTCGTTGATTACCTTATTAAGCCAGTTCAAAACCTTGTTGGCAAATATATCTGCCGAAGCATTTTTTTCTACCCATTCTCTACAATTTTTACGCTTTATTTTTTCAATAATCTCTACATATGAAAGCAGAATTTCTTTATTATCAGGTTCAGCAAGATACCCTGTTTGCCCATGCTGAATAATTTCACTAGGTCCGCCCCTTTTATAAGCTATAACTGGCACCCCACAAGCTAGAGCTTCAACAACTACATTCCCATATGCCTCATTCCATTTCGGAGTATTGAGCATCACCCTACATTTACCAAGTTCTTTTTGTAATGCATCGGTTGCTACAAAACCCATCCAATTTATAGTTCCTTGAGGGAATGATTGTTCTATCTTTGAGGCATAGGTCTCATCTTCTATCACCCCCCAAACATTTAGTTTTTCTCCAAGTTCATTGGCTACAAAAACAGCATCCTCTAGACCTTTTTCAGGTGCCACTCTTCCTACCCAGGCCAAGGGTCCCTTTACTGAATCTTGAAAAATATAATTATTTAATTTAAAACCATTACCAATAATTGTTGGTTTTTTTATGAATGGATAATCATTAGCTTGTATTTTTGAATGAAAAGCAAAATTATATGGATGTTTAAAATATACCTTCGAGATTAAATTACTAATTACTGAACTTTCAGAACCCATACTAATAATATGTGCAATTGGTATCTCTACATTTAGAGTCATCCAAATAGGCAACCAATCATAAGACATGTTCAAAAGTACATCTGCTTGTTTCGCGATTTCTAATCCCTTTTCAAGCATTCCTGCTAGAAGTGAATTATCTGGAATACTAGCGGGAGAATTGTAATTTTGATGCTGCCAACTAATTTGATCTTCACCCTCTACAAAATGTAATTTTGCTTTTTCATTACTTTCATATAATTTAGAATTTTTAGGAGCAATCACATCTACAGAATGGCCTAAAGAAAGCAAGCCTGAGACTAAGGAATTCAAAGTCAATTCAACTCCTCCACCTTTACCGCTTCCCAGAAAACCTATTGGAGTGCTTATCAAAACTATTCGCATTATTTAGACTTTTTACAACAAGAAAATAATTAACTAGTAGTGTCAGTAAATTTATTTTCCCATAAAGACCTTCTTTGGCTAACAAAAAATACCGAGATAAGAACAAAAACTACTCCTATCCATTGAAGAATAGTAAGCCTTTCATCTAACCAAACACCTCCACTAAGAAGTGCAAATACAGGAGTTAAAAATGCAAGAGTACTAAATCCAGTTATTTCTTTATTATTAGCAAAGTAGAAAAACAATCCATAAGCTATGGCTCCTCCAAAGATACTTGCAAATGACATGAGGGTCCAATCAAATATTGACCAATCGGGGATTATTTGAAAATTTGATTGTAAGCAATGCTTAATAATTAAGGGGAAACTCCCTAAAACCATATGCCATCCAGTAACAGCAACTGGATCACTTTTGGTACAGGTGAATCTAATTAAAATAGTTCCTATTGCCATAGCAAGCGATGCTGCAAGCATCCAAAGTTCTCCAACGTTAAAAGCCACATCACTTGTAGCCGTATCAGACATTAACCACCAATTTTCTAAAAACTCTTGAGGAACACCTAAGAATACTATTCCTCCTAATCCAAAAAGTAAGCCTAACCATCCTATTGGATTAATTAAATTACCAAAAATTGCCCTTGCTAAAATTGCCACCAATAGGGGCTGAGAATCAATCAATACAGAGCCAAGCCCTGCCCCAGTTTTTTCAATGCCATAAGTAAGAAAAAACTGAAAAAAAGTAGCGTCGACGATTGTAAAAATAAAAAACCACTTCAAATCGCACTTGTAAATTTTTAAATCTCTTTTAAGTAAATATGTTGTTATAAGAACAAGAATTCCTGCAGGAAGTAATCTCAAAGAAGCCACAAACTCCGGTCCTGCACTAGCAACTAAGGGGGTCATTGCCGCCATTGAAGTGCCCCATAATGCAAAAGGGAGTATCATTAAAAACCAATTTAGGATTGAATTCATTAGGTCTGCTGATAATCTTTTTAAAGTAGTTTTAATGTATTTACCTTAAAAGAATGATTTGGCCTTTTAGACGAAAGTCAAAAAAACGACTGGCTCGTATAGTAATTGATGAGCCTATTACAAGTTCAACAAGAGTTTCTGTCCTTAAAGCTCTTAAACAAATTGAGGATAGAGAATTTCCTGCTTTAATCGTGAGAATTGATTCACCGGGAGGTACTGTTGGCGATAGCCAAGAAATATACTCTGCTATTAAAAGACTAAAAGATAAAGGATGTAAAGTCATTGCTAGTTTTGGGAACATATCAGCATCTGGAGGTGTTTACATTAGTGTTGCATCTGACAAAATAGTTGCAAATCCAGGCACAATTACAGGATCTATTGGAGTGATTATAAGGGGAAATAATTTATCTGAATTATTAGATAAAATTGGCATAAAATTCGAGACTGTTAAAAGCGGTGTATTTAAAGATATACTTTCTCCAGACAAACCTTTAAGCGAGGAAGGTAGATCACTTCTTCAAGGCCTCATAGATGAAAGCTACAAACAATTTACTGAAGCTGTTGCTGAGGGCAGAAATATACCCGTAGAAGAAGTAAGGAAATTTGCGGATGGAAGAATTTTCACTGGGACACAAGCAAAAGAATTAGGTCTTGTTGATGAAGTTGGAGATGAATTTGTTGCGAGGGAACTTGCTGCAAAAATGGTTAATATTGATCCTAAAATTGAGCCCTTAACATTAGGGAAGAAAAAAAAGAAAATACTTGGACTAATACCTGGAAGTAAAATTATTGAAAAAGTTTTAAATAATATATTTTTTGAGATTGATTCATCTAATAAAATACTTTGGTTATATAAGCCTTAAATCAATATGTATGAAAAAATGAAAGATGACTATAAAATTACATTTATTCGAGGAGCTACAACAGCATCAGGTAACTCTGTTAGGGAAATAGAAGATGCCGTAGTTGAATTAATAGATGAATTAATTTCTCGAAATAATCTTATTAAGAAGAACTTATTATCCATTACATTTACTTCAACAAAAGATTTGGATGCATGTTTCCCTGCTTCAATTGCAAGGAAATTTAATGAACTTGATTCAGTTGCATTTTTAGACTGTCAACAAATGTATGTCTCTAATGATATCGATTTTTGTATAAGAATAATGGCACAAGTTTTATTACCGCCAAATTTTCCTATACAACATCCTTATTTAAGAGGCGCTTCAAAATTAAGGCCAGATAGATGTTAATCTTAGTACAATAATTTTCCACTTTAATCTGGATAGACTTAATTAATCCTTATAAAATTTATTAAATCAATGGTAAAAACAAAGAAGCTTGCTTTAAATTTGAAAATTTTAAGATTTTTTCTAATTCCAACAATTTTATTTTCAACTCCATTTTTTAATAATATTCAAGATGCTAAAGCAGGCATGGAATTTCAATGGGACCAAGACTCTGGATACAGAAGATTAAAGTGGTTTCAAAAAGAAAATAAAAGAAGGTTTAGAAATACAATATATTTTTTCTTTAGACCATCTGATAGAAAAACTGATCTTTTAAAAATAAATCTTGCCATTCCAAAACACTTTAAATCCACACTTAATAACGAAAAAATTAGTCTTTGCAAGGTAAAGATAGGTGGTTTTGAAGATCGAACTAAATGTCTTCAAGATATTCCAGCTGATATTGAAATTAATACGGATGAATCATCCTTCCGCTCCTTAAACATATATCCCTATAGCCCAATCCCCTCTAATAAAGACAGTTATGCGGTTGTTTTAAAAATTATTAATCCAAAGAAATCAGGGCTATATCAATTCCACTCTTATGGGCAGCCTAAAGGAAAATCAGTTTCAAGTTATTTAGGAAGCTGGACTATAGTGATCGATTAAATGATAAATTAATTATGGATTAACAAAACAATGACTAAAAGAACTTTTGGCGGAACTTCAAGAA encodes:
- the aroH gene encoding chorismate mutase, with the protein product MYEKMKDDYKITFIRGATTASGNSVREIEDAVVELIDELISRNNLIKKNLLSITFTSTKDLDACFPASIARKFNELDSVAFLDCQQMYVSNDIDFCIRIMAQVLLPPNFPIQHPYLRGASKLRPDRC
- a CDS encoding ArnT family glycosyltransferase; the encoded protein is MIILNSKKRFITLLILLVSGIIIFIFDLGKTGLVDETPPLFAAASRAMSESGDWLTPKVNGMFRFDKPPLIYWLMGFFYSLPKNEIWDSFGTLSARLPSALGSLFLMLMIGDTLFCWPQQGDKQFLTPIVASLGFALSPLIIIWSRTAVSDALLTGTLGISLLLFWRRMASDNNDQCIAAWVFLGFAILTKGPVAFVLATLTITSFLFSQKDWKSLLCKIYPKKGFFITILISVPWYVLELIKEGKPFWDNFFGYHNFQRYTSVVNNHAEPIWFFLFIMILASLPFTPFLYHGIFKAIEDFLKNLKDNCRASETLYTYSLCWLSSVLIFFSISATKLPSYWLPAIPAAAILISNSFINLKKPNKTYVYLWIFNILIFFGFSIAFFFSNIWLSSINDPEMPNLASDLISTGIIFKAKLLFSLFIFLAIILFTLKYKNIILYLQILFLIGQSFLMSPIRKLADTSRQLPLRNISKLILGVREGRETLAMIGIRKPSLHYYSRQIVFYEPNTKEGLINLSERLNNDRRKNYEDQPNYENKSLLVVIDDYSSRQFHWSNINHQKLGEYGIYNLWRVKKNDLNKYSNYLVKNGYKSDWKDRKVEKF
- a CDS encoding DUF2808 domain-containing protein, encoding MVKTKKLALNLKILRFFLIPTILFSTPFFNNIQDAKAGMEFQWDQDSGYRRLKWFQKENKRRFRNTIYFFFRPSDRKTDLLKINLAIPKHFKSTLNNEKISLCKVKIGGFEDRTKCLQDIPADIEINTDESSFRSLNIYPYSPIPSNKDSYAVVLKIINPKKSGLYQFHSYGQPKGKSVSSYLGSWTIVID
- the sppA gene encoding signal peptide peptidase SppA, which translates into the protein MIWPFRRKSKKRLARIVIDEPITSSTRVSVLKALKQIEDREFPALIVRIDSPGGTVGDSQEIYSAIKRLKDKGCKVIASFGNISASGGVYISVASDKIVANPGTITGSIGVIIRGNNLSELLDKIGIKFETVKSGVFKDILSPDKPLSEEGRSLLQGLIDESYKQFTEAVAEGRNIPVEEVRKFADGRIFTGTQAKELGLVDEVGDEFVARELAAKMVNIDPKIEPLTLGKKKKKILGLIPGSKIIEKVLNNIFFEIDSSNKILWLYKP
- a CDS encoding DMT family transporter translates to MNSILNWFLMILPFALWGTSMAAMTPLVASAGPEFVASLRLLPAGILVLITTYLLKRDLKIYKCDLKWFFIFTIVDATFFQFFLTYGIEKTGAGLGSVLIDSQPLLVAILARAIFGNLINPIGWLGLLFGLGGIVFLGVPQEFLENWWLMSDTATSDVAFNVGELWMLAASLAMAIGTILIRFTCTKSDPVAVTGWHMVLGSFPLIIKHCLQSNFQIIPDWSIFDWTLMSFASIFGGAIAYGLFFYFANNKEITGFSTLAFLTPVFALLSGGVWLDERLTILQWIGVVFVLISVFFVSQRRSLWENKFTDTTS
- a CDS encoding glycosyltransferase family 4 protein; translation: MRIVLISTPIGFLGSGKGGGVELTLNSLVSGLLSLGHSVDVIAPKNSKLYESNEKAKLHFVEGEDQISWQHQNYNSPASIPDNSLLAGMLEKGLEIAKQADVLLNMSYDWLPIWMTLNVEIPIAHIISMGSESSVISNLISKVYFKHPYNFAFHSKIQANDYPFIKKPTIIGNGFKLNNYIFQDSVKGPLAWVGRVAPEKGLEDAVFVANELGEKLNVWGVIEDETYASKIEQSFPQGTINWMGFVATDALQKELGKCRVMLNTPKWNEAYGNVVVEALACGVPVIAYKRGGPSEIIQHGQTGYLAEPDNKEILLSYVEIIEKIKRKNCREWVEKNASADIFANKVLNWLNKVINEYK